GGAACACTTACCGCGGTTCCGGGAAATACGCAAGTCACGTTGAACTGGTCCGGGTTTTCCGATAGCGGAAGCGGACTGAGAGGCGCGAACACCTATAAGGTCATGAGAAGCGAGGGGGGATACCCATCCGCTCATTGCACCAGCGGGACGCAGCTATTGGGGAGCGTCAGCCCTCAGACGGATTCAGGCCTGATCAACGGCACGACGTATTATTATCGCGTCTGCGCCTATGACAACGCAGGCAATATCTCGACAGGCGCCACGGCGACAGCGACCCTCCCCTTCCAGATAACCGTTGACACCTCGCCTTCCGGAAGGCAGATTACCGTCGATTCGGTTTCATATACCACTCCCTACACTTTCACCTGGGGCCCCTTGTCCAGCCACACGGTCATGGCAACATCGCCGCAGAGTGCGGGCACGGGGACTCAATATGCCTTCTCCTCCTGGAGCGATGGGGGCCCTCCGACACATACAATCACACCTTCGGGAGACAACACCTATATTGCAAATTTCATGATGCAGTACCAACTGAAAGCCACTGCCAGTCCGAGCGGTGCCGGCAGCGTAACCCCAGACTGCTCAACAGGGTGCTGGTATGATTCAGAATCGGCAGCCGGCTTATGGGCCAGCCCCGCTGCCAATTATGTTTTCACGACATGGACGGGGGACTGCACGGGAACAAATCCCTCTATGTCTGTATCAATGAGTGGGCCATTGAGTTGCGCCGCCAATTTTGTCCCCTGTCTCGATTACCAGGCAAGAGATGAGATGACTGCCACATCCTTCACTTCAGTGGGCAGCGCATACAGCGACGCTTCTACGCTATCGGGCGACACGATCCAGCTGGTCGCGACAATCCTGAAGGAGACGTTGGATCTCAACCGCGGCATCGCCGTGACACTGGCCGGAGGCTATGGTTGCGGATTTACAGGGCTTGCCACTTCATACTCTATCATTCAGGGGTCATTGACGATCGATAAAGATTCTCTTACAGTAACCGTCCAGAACCTCATCCTGCAATAGCGTCTACACTGCATACATCGTTGATACAGTCCATCGGAAGGCGGGTCCCGCGCAGTAGAGATGGCCTCATCTGTAGATCATCTTTCGTGTCATCCCTCCATCCACAACAAAATTGGCACCGGTGACAAAACCGGCATCTGGGGAGATAAGATAGGCTGCCAGGGAGGCGCTATCTTCCGGTCTACCGACCCTGCCCGCGGGGTGCTGTGTGTGGTCCGTTTTCGAGAGCCTTGCCGATTGCCTTGTCCCGCTCTTCTTCCACCCACTCAACTCGATCCACCCCGGACTGATGCAGTTCACGCGCACTTTAGGCCCGAGGCTGAGAGCCAGTGAATGGGTGAGGGCCACCACGCCGCCCTTTGATGCGGAGTATGCCTCTGTATCCGGTTCCGACATGAGCGCGCGCGTCGAAGCTATGTTGACGATTGAGCCCCCGGTCCTTGCGAGATACGGGGCTGAATACTTTGAACAGAGGAAGGCCCCGGTGAGGTTGGTGGCGAGCACCCTGTTCCATTCGCTAAGGCTCACCTTTGCGAGCGGCTTCCTGATACAAATACCGGCGTTGTTGATGAGCACATCAACCCGCCGGAAATATGCGACCGTTTCCCTGACCACTGCCTCGGCCGCTGCCTCCTCCGAGATATCGGCATGCATGAAGACAGATTCCCCGAGGCCGTGATATTCCTGTAGCGTTTCTCTACCCGCATCTTCATCCATTTCCGCAATCACAATGCGCAGGTGCTCCTCGAGCAATCTTTTCACGATAGCCTTTCCGATTCCCTGACCGCCTCCCGTAACTATTGCAACTCTTCCCCTGTCCATGTTTGATGCTCCTCCCGGTCCCATCGTTTCGAAAAAGTTAATAATAAGTTATGGCTCGCAAAGACACGGACCATACCGTTCCTCGACAAAAAGACCGCATCTTCAGTTCGCTCGCCCTGAAGCTCTTCGTCGTTCTGCTCCATTGTTCGGCGTTGACTTGCCTTCATTTTCATGATAAGTAGTAATAAGGGATTAGGCAATAGGGCATCTAAGGGGAAAAGGTTGCTTTATTTGAGGAAGGAGGATGGAAATGAAACTGGAACTGACAGACAAAGAAAAAGAGATGCTTATGGGAGTCCTCAAGGACTATATTCCTGAACTCAGGGGTGAGATCGCGTCTGGTGTTAAACACGATTTGAAACTGGAACTGAAAGAGGAAGAGGCGGTATTGACGGGAATTCTGGAGAGATTGAAGACACTGCAATAGATGCTCATTTCTCCGATGAAGACGGTCCGCAGGCAGACGGAAGTCAAAGAAATTCTATAGAGTGAGGATGGCCGCCTGACGAAAGCTCTTTCGATAAAGAACCTTCACAAGACCTATGGTACCCTTGTTGCCGTCGACGGTATTTCGTTCGATATCGGCCACAATGAAATCGTGGGGCTCCTGGGTCCCAATGGAGCGGGAAAGACAACGACGATCAACATGATTCTCGGCGTTCTCGAACCGGACGCCGGGACTATTCTCATCGAGGGGGCCGATATTGCGGAGCGCCGCTCAGAGGCCCTCGAGCACACAAACTTCGCGGCTGTTTACGCCCCGCTGCCGGGAAACCTGACCGTCTATCAAAACCTGCTCATATTTGGCATGCTTTACGGAGTGGAAGACCTGCCCGTCCGGATCGAGGCGGTGCTCAAGCAATTCGATCTCGGGATGTTTCGTGGCACAAAATGCGGCCTGCTCTCTTCCGGGGAGCAGACACGGGTAGGACTCGCAAAGGCCTTGCTCAACAATCCGCGTCTGCTCCTCCTTGACGAACCGACCGCTTCTCTCGACCCCGCAACAGCGCGCGACATCCGAACGGAAATCCGCAGGTTCTCTGCCGAGGGATCGGGCGGCGTGCTCTGGACTTCTCACAACATGTACGAGGTCGAGGAGGTTTGCGACCTGGTGCTCTTCCTTTCCCGCGGGAGGATCCTTCTCGAAGGCGACCCGAAGGCTTTACCCGGCGAACACGGCAAAGGGTCCTTGGAAGAGCTTTTCATAAGCGTTGCCCGTGAAGGGCTCGATTCAGGTTGAAAAGCGTGCGCCCGAATCGCGTCGCTGCAATAATCCTCCGCCATTTCTATCTCATACGCGGGAGCTTCTCGCGTCTCTTCCCGCTCTTCGCCTGGGTCGCCGTCGACATGGTGTTGTGGGGCTTCATTACGAGATACCTCAATAGCATCACGTCGTCAGGTCTCAACTTTATTCCGATCTTCCTCGGAGCCATTCTTCTCTGGGATTTCTTCACGCGCGTTATGCACGGGGTGACGACGGCGTTCTTCGAAGATGTCTGGTCGCGTAATTTTCTCAACATCTTTGCGACCCCGCTCTCCATCTGGGAGTACCTCAGCGGCCTGGTGCTGTCGAGCATCGCAACAAGCCTGGTCGGGCTCATCGTAATGCTTGCGCTGGCAACCGCGGTATTCGGCCTGTCGTTTACAAGCTATGGCACAATGATTGTTCCCTTTCTTTTCGTTCTCTTTCTGTTCGGAATTGCGCTCGGTATCTTTGCGATCGCCGTGGTCCTGAGACTCGGACCGGCATCCGAGTGGTTCATCTGGCCCGTCCCTGCCCTCATTTCACCGTTTGTCGGAGTCTTTTATCCTATTTCTACACTGCCGCTCTGGATGCGGCATCTTTCGAGTCTGCTGCCGCCGTCATATGTATTCGAGGGCATGCGGGTGGTTATCTCGGGTGGAGCGGTTCCGGGAAGCACCCTGCTCGCGGGCGGATGTCTCGCCATAGCCTATGTCCTTCTTGCATGCTGGTTTTTTGCCCGGGTCTACCGACGTGCCGTTCGCACCGGCCTCATCGCACGGTACAGTGCAGAGACTGTGAATTGACGATAAGTCTGCCCACGGGAGGGACCTCTTATATCCCAATAAAGGGCTCACTTCATCCGGTTCTGCCTCGCGGATATTGAATCTCATGGATAGCCCTCGTCTTCACGTGTGGAGGAAACCCTGTTAGACTTTAAGATGAGAGACGAGGCATTGTTTCAGAAGGAGTCTCGCCGCTATGACAATGAAGGGACGCAAGATGAAGTTATATGCCGGCACGAGCGGATATGGGTACAAGGAATGGAAGGGGATATTCTACCCTGAAAAGATCTCACCCAAAGAGATGCTCCGCTTCTATTCGCAGCGCCTCGGCGCGGTCGAGATCAACAACACCTTTTATCACATGCCCAGGGAGGCGATCCTCACGTCCTGGGCTGAGCAGGTTCCCGATGACTTTGTCTTCGCTATCAAAGCTCCCCAGATAATAACGCATCTGAAGCGGCTGAGAAATGTGGGCGAAGAGACCGAGTACCTCTTCAGGACAGTATCGGTTCTCGACAGAAAGCTCGGGCCGGTTCTTTTTCAATTTCCGAACAGTTTCCGCCAGGACCGACAGGCGTTGGAGGCTTTTCTCGATCTTATTCCCGGCACCATGCCCTCTGCTTTTGATTTCCGCAGTCCGTCGTGGCTCGACAGCAAAATTTTGGACCTCCTTCGTGAAAGGGGATGCAGTCTCTGCATCGAGGATACCGATGAAAATCCGACAAACGAGATCTTCAGTACGGCACCGTGGGGATATTTCCGCCTCCGCCGCACCGATTATACCGATGCCGATCTGTCGTACTGGCTCGAAAAAATCTCTTCGCAAAAATGGGAGAAGGTTTTCGTGTTTTTTAAGCATGAGGAAGGGGCAACAGGTCCGGAGACTGCGATACGGTTTCTAGGGCTTGCCGATTCACGGGTAAAGGGAGGTCAATACAGGACGGATGATAAGACAAAGAAATGAATGCATGTGCGTGCCTCCGATGCTTGCCACCGGTATCTCACAAGGCCTTATTTAGTGTTTTGCCAAGCTGCATGCATCTTGGCATTGGTTCATTCACCTATTTACTTGTCATTTAATTTGTTGAGGGTAGTGGTTAACCTACAAGGCTTAGTGGGCCAACCACCCATCCCTCAATGTGACTCTATTAGGTTTTAGTAAGACCCAAGAAAAATCCACATCGAGCCATCCGGACAATCACACTGACATGCGTAGAGCGCGCTGTCACTGAGGCGAAGGTAAAACCAACAGAAGTCATATCCGAATCCCAGGTTAATCGGAATAGCATTAGCATCCTGATCTACAAAAAATCCTATGGCATCGCCGGTTCTCGTGTTATCAGCCTCAATTAATACTCCGTATCCCGTCAAGCTACTCCGTAATGTCATCCCATTGGAATCCCACGTCTCGGCATCCGCAGCGTGCTTTACATCATCGGACGAAACTTGTGGGACGGACTCTGGAAACTGAGTCGCCTTCGCGGTACTCACCGAAAAAACCATAGCCAAAATCATACAAAAGAATACGACATACTTCATACGACACCCCCGACTTTCAAAATATCCCAACCGCTGTTAGGATTTAAGTACCTGTCATCAGCTTAGAGTTTACGTCTCAAACAGTCAATCCTACGTGGGTAGGGTAAGGTATGCATGGCATGATTGGAGGTTTCTCCGCGTTTGCCTGTCAAAGCTATATATTGTATTCCTTTTCTCACGCACAACAGGCCTGCTGTCAAAGGCCTTAATGGGCCAGTCATTAGTCTTTGATAAGGGATTGACACTCAAGAAATCGGTGATAACATAAAAATGTGAGTGATATACAGGAAATAATCTGAGATGAAACCGGCTTGCTGCCGGCAGACCGGTTGGGTCGATCCATTTTCTGATGAGTTTGTACCATCCGGGGGCAGAGTATCCAATGATTCTGCAGACTGGTGCTGGTACATGAAACTGCCGGGCATCGTAAGGGCAAATAATATGATCAAAGAGTTAATCGCATGTGAACAGTCTAGGACAAAGTTGAGCGTCACCTCGGCGGGACAGGGTCAGGCATTTCTTGTCGCGTCAGTGAATTCCCCGTCAGATGCGGGCCATGCTGCCATGGAATCATACACCCGGATCGCGAAAGTCCTCAAGGAGTGCCGACTTGAGATCCTTCACGAGCGCATCTTCGGCAGCCTTTCCTTGGAACCTTCGGTAATGGCGGCACGGCGTTC
Above is a genomic segment from Thermodesulfovibrionales bacterium containing:
- a CDS encoding ABC transporter ATP-binding protein — protein: MSFDIGHNEIVGLLGPNGAGKTTTINMILGVLEPDAGTILIEGADIAERRSEALEHTNFAAVYAPLPGNLTVYQNLLIFGMLYGVEDLPVRIEAVLKQFDLGMFRGTKCGLLSSGEQTRVGLAKALLNNPRLLLLDEPTASLDPATARDIRTEIRRFSAEGSGGVLWTSHNMYEVEEVCDLVLFLSRGRILLEGDPKALPGEHGKGSLEELFISVAREGLDSG
- a CDS encoding glucose 1-dehydrogenase encodes the protein MDRGRVAIVTGGGQGIGKAIVKRLLEEHLRIVIAEMDEDAGRETLQEYHGLGESVFMHADISEEAAAEAVVRETVAYFRRVDVLINNAGICIRKPLAKVSLSEWNRVLATNLTGAFLCSKYSAPYLARTGGSIVNIASTRALMSEPDTEAYSASKGGVVALTHSLALSLGPKVRVNCISPGWIELSGWKKSGTRQSARLSKTDHTQHPAGRVGRPEDSASLAAYLISPDAGFVTGANFVVDGGMTRKMIYR
- a CDS encoding DUF72 domain-containing protein gives rise to the protein MKLYAGTSGYGYKEWKGIFYPEKISPKEMLRFYSQRLGAVEINNTFYHMPREAILTSWAEQVPDDFVFAIKAPQIITHLKRLRNVGEETEYLFRTVSVLDRKLGPVLFQFPNSFRQDRQALEAFLDLIPGTMPSAFDFRSPSWLDSKILDLLRERGCSLCIEDTDENPTNEIFSTAPWGYFRLRRTDYTDADLSYWLEKISSQKWEKVFVFFKHEEGATGPETAIRFLGLADSRVKGGQYRTDDKTKK
- a CDS encoding ABC transporter permease, producing the protein MRPNRVAAIILRHFYLIRGSFSRLFPLFAWVAVDMVLWGFITRYLNSITSSGLNFIPIFLGAILLWDFFTRVMHGVTTAFFEDVWSRNFLNIFATPLSIWEYLSGLVLSSIATSLVGLIVMLALATAVFGLSFTSYGTMIVPFLFVLFLFGIALGIFAIAVVLRLGPASEWFIWPVPALISPFVGVFYPISTLPLWMRHLSSLLPPSYVFEGMRVVISGGAVPGSTLLAGGCLAIAYVLLACWFFARVYRRAVRTGLIARYSAETVN